The following are from one region of the Rhinoraja longicauda isolate Sanriku21f chromosome 3, sRhiLon1.1, whole genome shotgun sequence genome:
- the LOC144590242 gene encoding solute carrier family 46 member 2-like isoform X2 has product MCGRLSSFVEIAVALHQVAGAFFDTTLLMVTQERCNSTAAGSQGKRQACISRFYLYNNLLLGITPLVFTFTLARLGDEKSRKITICVPLVGYLVSRSLLLWLILFQLPLEAMLATALLNGLSGGFTSFWTGVMALASDTSSVEGRSARLIRIEMTLGLAGMIGSVASGHIFVHFTLSHYQGAVLAASSCCLYALCLLYCTLLLRVPPLQTARAALESDRLLGQDHVAAVQQNGAEDGSQSEGAGLLGQAAALQQNGAGDGSQSEGAGLLGQAAAQQQNGAGDGSQSEGAGLLGQAGQDHVAEATAAQQQNGAEDGSQSERAGLLEGTAMGQDGRRGCTPLSNITIALLFAGGVLYDLSVAGGVDVLPMFVLKAPLQWDAIWVGYGNAAGYTIFLTSFLGVKVLSRYLKDTSLIVIGMVSFSSGMMIMAYVKWTSFFFIARAVMMFALIPLPMIRSVISKQISNTSYAL; this is encoded by the exons ATGTGTGGAAGGTTGTCCTCCTTCGTGGAGATCGCCGTGGCCCTCCACCAGGTCGCGGGGGCATTCTTCGACACCACACTACTGATGGTGACCCAGGAGCGCTGCAACTCCACTGCAGCCGGCAGCCAGGGCAAGAGGCAAGCCTGCATCTCTCGGTTTTACTTGTACAACAACCTGCTGCTGGGAATCACCCCTCTGGTCTTCACCTTCACCCTGGCCAGGCTGGGAGATGAGAAATCCAGGAAGATAACCATCTGCGTGCCCCTTGTGGGCTACCTGGTGtccaggtctctgctgctgtggctGATCCTGTTCCAGCTACCCTTGGAGGCGATGCTTGCCACTGCACTGCTCAATGGCCTCAGCGGGGGCTTCACCTCCTTCTGGACTGGAGTGATGGCCCTCGCCTCGGACACCTCCTCAGTGGAGGGGAGGTCGGCCCGTCTCATCAGGATCGAAATGACCCTCGGCTTAGCAGGGATGATTGGAAGCGTCGCATCGGGACACATCTTCGTTCACTTCACTCTCTCCCACTACCAGGGGGCAGTCCTGGCCGCCTCCAGCTGCTGCCTCTATGCGCTGTGCTTGCTCTACTGCACGCTGCTCTTGCGAGTGCCGCCCTTGCAAACGGCGAGAGCAGCTCTGGAGAGCGACAGGCTACTGGGGCAAGACCACGTCGCTGCCGTGCAACAAAACGGTGCGGAGGATGGAAGTCAAAGTGAAGGAGCAGGGCTACTGGGGCAAGCTGCTGCCCTGCAACAAAACGGTGCAGGGGATGGAAGTCAAAGTGAAGGAGCAGGGCTACTGGGGCAAGCTGCTGCCCAGCAACAAAACGGTGCAGGGGATGGAAGTCAAAGTGAAGGAGCAGGGCTACTGGGGCAAGCCGGGCAGGACCACGTCGCCGAAGCTACTGCTGCCCAGCAACAAAACGGTGCAGAGGATGGAAGTCAAAGTGAAAGAGCAGGGCTACTGGAAGGCACTGCCATGGGCCAGGATGGGCGGAGGGGCTGCACGCCACTCAGTAACATCACGATCGCCCTGCTGTTTGCAGGCGGGGTGTTATATGATCTAAGTGTTGCGGGCGGAGTGGACGTGCTCCCCATGTTTGTGCTGAAAGCCCCGCTGCAGTGGGATGCCATCTGGGTTGGCTACGGCAACGCCGCGGGATACACCATCTTCCTGACCAGCTTCTTGGGAGTCAAAGTCCTTTCCAGATATTTGAAGGACACTTCCTTGATCGTGATCGGAATGGTGTCATTTTCCAGCGGTATGATGATCATGGCCTATGTAAAGTGGACTTCCTTCTTCTTTATTG CTCGAGCAGTGATGATGTTTGCCCTTATTCCTCTCCCAATGATACGGTCAGTGATCTCAAAGCAGATAAGTAACACTTCATATG CATTGTAG
- the LOC144590242 gene encoding solute carrier family 46 member 2-like isoform X1: protein MCGRLSSFVEIAVALHQVAGAFFDTTLLMVTQERCNSTAAGSQGKRQACISRFYLYNNLLLGITPLVFTFTLARLGDEKSRKITICVPLVGYLVSRSLLLWLILFQLPLEAMLATALLNGLSGGFTSFWTGVMALASDTSSVEGRSARLIRIEMTLGLAGMIGSVASGHIFVHFTLSHYQGAVLAASSCCLYALCLLYCTLLLRVPPLQTARAALESDRLLGQDHVAAVQQNGAEDGSQSEGAGLLGQAAALQQNGAGDGSQSEGAGLLGQAAAQQQNGAGDGSQSEGAGLLGQAGQDHVAEATAAQQQNGAEDGSQSERAGLLEGTAMGQDGRRGCTPLSNITIALLFAGGVLYDLSVAGGVDVLPMFVLKAPLQWDAIWVGYGNAAGYTIFLTSFLGVKVLSRYLKDTSLIVIGMVSFSSGMMIMAYVKWTSFFFIARAVMMFALIPLPMIRSVISKQISNTSYGKVLGLLQIFLTLTGVIASTIFLKIYMLTEDWYPSLCFSMSSVSSCLSIIPIIIVERRLSEPSRYSRRLM from the exons ATGTGTGGAAGGTTGTCCTCCTTCGTGGAGATCGCCGTGGCCCTCCACCAGGTCGCGGGGGCATTCTTCGACACCACACTACTGATGGTGACCCAGGAGCGCTGCAACTCCACTGCAGCCGGCAGCCAGGGCAAGAGGCAAGCCTGCATCTCTCGGTTTTACTTGTACAACAACCTGCTGCTGGGAATCACCCCTCTGGTCTTCACCTTCACCCTGGCCAGGCTGGGAGATGAGAAATCCAGGAAGATAACCATCTGCGTGCCCCTTGTGGGCTACCTGGTGtccaggtctctgctgctgtggctGATCCTGTTCCAGCTACCCTTGGAGGCGATGCTTGCCACTGCACTGCTCAATGGCCTCAGCGGGGGCTTCACCTCCTTCTGGACTGGAGTGATGGCCCTCGCCTCGGACACCTCCTCAGTGGAGGGGAGGTCGGCCCGTCTCATCAGGATCGAAATGACCCTCGGCTTAGCAGGGATGATTGGAAGCGTCGCATCGGGACACATCTTCGTTCACTTCACTCTCTCCCACTACCAGGGGGCAGTCCTGGCCGCCTCCAGCTGCTGCCTCTATGCGCTGTGCTTGCTCTACTGCACGCTGCTCTTGCGAGTGCCGCCCTTGCAAACGGCGAGAGCAGCTCTGGAGAGCGACAGGCTACTGGGGCAAGACCACGTCGCTGCCGTGCAACAAAACGGTGCGGAGGATGGAAGTCAAAGTGAAGGAGCAGGGCTACTGGGGCAAGCTGCTGCCCTGCAACAAAACGGTGCAGGGGATGGAAGTCAAAGTGAAGGAGCAGGGCTACTGGGGCAAGCTGCTGCCCAGCAACAAAACGGTGCAGGGGATGGAAGTCAAAGTGAAGGAGCAGGGCTACTGGGGCAAGCCGGGCAGGACCACGTCGCCGAAGCTACTGCTGCCCAGCAACAAAACGGTGCAGAGGATGGAAGTCAAAGTGAAAGAGCAGGGCTACTGGAAGGCACTGCCATGGGCCAGGATGGGCGGAGGGGCTGCACGCCACTCAGTAACATCACGATCGCCCTGCTGTTTGCAGGCGGGGTGTTATATGATCTAAGTGTTGCGGGCGGAGTGGACGTGCTCCCCATGTTTGTGCTGAAAGCCCCGCTGCAGTGGGATGCCATCTGGGTTGGCTACGGCAACGCCGCGGGATACACCATCTTCCTGACCAGCTTCTTGGGAGTCAAAGTCCTTTCCAGATATTTGAAGGACACTTCCTTGATCGTGATCGGAATGGTGTCATTTTCCAGCGGTATGATGATCATGGCCTATGTAAAGTGGACTTCCTTCTTCTTTATTG CTCGAGCAGTGATGATGTTTGCCCTTATTCCTCTCCCAATGATACGGTCAGTGATCTCAAAGCAGATAAGTAACACTTCATATG GGAAAGTGCTTGGCCTACTTCAGATTTTCCTGACGTTGACTGGAGTCATTGCTTCAACAATCTTCCTGAAGATTTACATGTTGACAGAAGATTGGTACCCAAGCCTTTGCTTCAGCATGTCTTCAGTCAGCAGTTGCTTAAGTATCATTCCCATAAT CATTGTAGAACGCAGATTATCTGAACCATCACGATACTCCAGAAGATTGATGTAA
- the snx30 gene encoding sorting nexin-30 isoform X2, translating into MLPNGTPVETSSPASSSSLLNRLQLDDDLDGETRDLFVTVDDPKKHVSAMETYITYRVGTKTTRNEFDLPEYIVRRRYQDFDWLRIKLEESQPTYIIPPLPEKFVVKGVVDRFSEDFVETRRKALDKFLKRISDHPVLSFNDHFNAFLTAKDLNPYKKQGLAFIAKMGESVKYVTGSYKLRSRPVEFAAMGDYLDMFSQKLGTIDRIAQRIVKEQTEYLVELREYGPIYFSWSAVEEQLNKPLDGASNCIGSCCVALEELSEGMSEDILPVLREYVLYIESMKNVLRKRDQVQAEYEAKLEGAAYKKEEKQGTPTDVEKCQDRVECFNADLKADWDRWQCNKRQDFRHLLMGMADKNIQYYEKCLAAWESVIPLLQEKSEGKSEDHS; encoded by the exons ATGTTGCCCAATGGGACTCCAGTGGAGACATCAAGCCCTGCCTCTTCCTCATCGCTCCTCAATAGACTACAACTTGATGATGATCTGGATGGTGAAACTAGAGATCTATTTGTTACAGTTGATGACCCAAAGAAACACGTGTCTGCAATGGAGACATACATCACGTACAGAGTTGGCACAAAG ACCACCAGAAATGAATTTGATTTACCAGAGTACATAGTACGACGCAGATACCAGGATTTTGATTGGTTGCGGATTAAACTGGAAGAATCACAGCCGACGTATATTATACCA CCTCTGCCAGAAAAATTTGTAGTGAAGGGTGTTGTGGATCGCTTTTCAGAAGACTTTGTGGAGACTAGAAGGAAGGCATTGGACAAGTTTCTGAAAAGAATCTCAGATCATCCTGTTCTTTCCTTTAATGATCACTTCAATGCCTTTCTTACAGCAAAG GATCTAAATCCTTATAAAAAGCAAGGCCTAGCTTTTATTGCAAAGATGGGCGAGTCTGTGAAATATGTTACTGGAAGCTACAAACTAAGAAGCCGGCCTGTAGAGTTTGCTGCTATGGGGGATTATTTGGATATGTTTTCTCAGAAGTTGGGGACAATTGATCGAATTGCACAGAGGATAGTTAAAGAACAAACTG AATATTTGGTGGAACTTCGAGAATACGGACCCATTTACTTCTCCTGGTCGGCAGTAGAAGAACAACTAAATAAGCCCCTCGATGGTGCATCGAATTGCATTGGTAGCTGCTGTGTAGCCCTGGAAGAATTGTCAGAGGGCATGTCTGAAGACATTCTTCCTGTGCTTCGAGAATATGTCCTCTACATAGAATCAATGAAA AATGTGCTAAGAAAAAGGGATCAAGTACAAGCAGAGTACGAGGCCAAACTGGAAGGTGCTGCTTACAAGAAAGAAGAAAAGCAAGGC ACACCAACAGATGTTGAAAAGTGTCAGGATCGAGTGGAATGTTTTAATGCTGATCTAAAGGCAGATTGGGATCGGTGGCAGTGCAACAAGAGGCAGGATTTCCGGCATCTGTTAATGGGAATGGCAGACAAAAACATCCAGTATTATGAGAAG TGCCTTGCAGCATGGGAGTCCGTTATTCCTCTCCTACAAGAGAAGTCAGAAGGTAAAAGTGAGGACCACTCATAG